From the Lolium rigidum isolate FL_2022 chromosome 2, APGP_CSIRO_Lrig_0.1, whole genome shotgun sequence genome, one window contains:
- the LOC124690023 gene encoding ankyrin repeat domain-containing protein 50-like, with protein sequence MAPPLAGAPRALERQLLQAAIDGDLRRFKGTVTALDAGKGRPREAVEAVKDDGAGALHLAAQNGRTPVCAYLVEELRVDVNALDDPGITPLGHAVGAGMVDSVRYLLDHGANPDKTGKEGCTPLQLAVAEGNCEVLKVLLSKGADVDALSYCGAALHIAAIRGQYAAMKILLEHHADCNAVFSTCYTPLIAALTAGSLKCVKLLIKAGADVKGLGSANPLVVAATEGLTDCLKWLLDAGADPNVPDDFGHLPIELAASNNRREDVKILLPVTSRIPSVHDWSIDGIINYVKLTLEDKNMYKTKPSKMKLEGNKAYKRKDYSTAATLYSLALNYYPDDATLLSNRSACWLNMDEGDKALTDAQICRMVRPDWPKACFREGAAQMLLKEYGKACDAFLDGLKLDPANSEIESALREAFNSLKIGNPAKKAH encoded by the exons ATGGCGCCGCCTCTCGCCGGCG CTCCTAGGGCGCTGGAGCGACAGCTCCTACAGGCGGCGATCGACGGCGACCTCCGCCGCTTCAAGG GGACGGTAACGGCGCTGGATGCCGGGAAGGGCCGCCCCAGGGAGGCGGTGGAGGCCGTGAAGGATGACGGCGCGGGGGCCTTGCACTTAGCTGCCCAAAACGGGAGGACACCAGTGTGCGCCTACCTAGTCGAGGAGCTCCGGGTGGATGTCAACGCCTTGGACGACCCAG GCATTACACCCCTGGGTCATGCGGTTGGTGCTGGAATGGTGGATAGTGTGAGGTATCTTCTTGATCATGGTGCCAATCCAGATAAGACTGGTAAAGAAGGGTGTACTCCTCTACAATTGGCAGTTGCAGAAG GGAACTGTGAAGTTTTAAAAGTCTTGCTTTCAAAAGGAGCTGATGTTGATGCATTGTCTTATTGTGGAGCGGCACTGCATATTGCTGCTATAAGGGGGCAGTATGCTGCTATGAAGATTTTGTTGGAACATCATGCAGAT TGTAACGCGGTATTTTCCACTTGTTATACACCTCTCATTGCTGCTCTCACTGCGGGCTCACTGAAATGCGTGAAGCTTCTCATTAAG GCCGGCGCTGATGTGAAGGGTCTCGGTAGTGCTAACCCCCTAGTAGTTGCAGCAACTGAGGGCTTAACTGATTGCCTCAAGTGGTTACTGGACGCTGGTGCTGATCCTAATGTTCCTGATGAT TTTGGTCACCTGCCAATAGAACTTGCTGCATCTAACAATAGAAGGGAAGATGTTAAGATCCTACTTCCAGTAACTTCCCGTATTCCATCGGTGCATGATTGGAGCATTGATGGGATAATTAATTATGTAAAATTGACACTGGAG GATAAAAATATGTACAAAACAAAACCAAGCAAGATGAAGTTGGAAGGAAACAAAGCATACAAGAGAAAGGATTATTCTACTGCAGCAACACTATACTCCCTG GCGCTGAATTACTACCCAGATGATGCAACCTTGCTTTCAAATAGGAGTGCTTGCTGGCTTAACATGGATGAAGGAGACAAGGCTTTGACCGATGCACAAATTTGCAGGATGGTGCGTCCTGATTGGCCAAAGGCCTGCTTCCGGGAAGGGGCTGCTCAAATGTTATTGAAG GAGTATGGAAAGGCATGTGATGCATTTCTTGATGGTCTCAAATTAGACCCAGCAAATTCTGAGATTGAGAGTGCGTTAAG GGAGGCTTTCAATTCTCTGAAGATAGGCAACCCAGCCAAGAAGGCTCACTGA